Below is a genomic region from Eupeodes corollae chromosome 1, idEupCoro1.1, whole genome shotgun sequence.
gtgaaaattgaaaaacaaaaaagatttaaaaaacagaatTCAATCCATTTAATGGACAATAATAAACGGAATTGTTATACTCCAGCACAACAACACATAAAACTTGACTCTTAAGACTCTGGAGAGGGATCACGcaggatattattttttttttgttttttcttagaattCTCTCAGCATGGAAGTttgtgttataatttttttttactaagatGGAAATGGCAAGCTAGCTAGAgttagaaatttatttaactttacttTTGCCACTGTGCGATGGACTAGGTGATTGATCGGCTTCGGGGAGGTCgctttccttcttcttcttgatCTTTTCCTTGATGGCTTTGTTTTTCTTGGCCTGTGATTGTTGTTTCAATTCTCGTTGACGTTCACGTTTGGCACGCAATTGTTCAGTGATGAAGGAGAAGATCAAGTATCCTTGAAGAATGATAACTCCAATGAGCGCCATAAATCCACGAGTTGACTGTTCGGTATTGGCTACACCATAGTAGAGGGTAAGCACAGCAATGACCATTGTGGCGAAACGAACCAAAACAAAGAACACACTGTTGACGATACGAATGCTGGCATATTTCTCGTCACGATCGAAAACTCCAATCAATTGGAAGATGTGAGCAATGATTTCACTCAAATAATGCAGGGTAAGTAGGACGAGTGTGATTCTTTGGAAACTATAATACAaacataaagtttaatttttcatatctcttttaattttaaagaagctCAACTTACCCAAAAGTATAAGCCAAACAGATAATAGAAAATCCAGTGATAGCGTGAATTATTTTTGGCTGTTGATCTTCTTTCTTGACCTTTTGGAAATATAATTCGGGCAGCATGTGCAAGTAGTAAGCCATTTGGACAATGAAGAAGAATTTATGGAGGAAGATCATTGGATGGTTGGGGAAGTCTTCCCACAGAAGCGAGAATTTACTAAAGTATCCTTCACGAAGAATAACATCAGCACCACACAAGAATGATAGAATATAAAACACAACAAGCTGTCCGGACTCGTTGAAGAGCGACAACTTGAATTTGGAGAGGTGAAGTTTCTTGGAGATTTTCtgtaatgaaaaaaattataaatcgttgttaaatatttatataagttGGGAAgatatgatttaaatttaatatcgaaCCAAATGGTACAATAAAGACTTCTTACGAATAAGGGAGTAGAAAAATtgcttcttttttatatatactcgtatttgACGggtacttaaaattattaaagaccGTCTGAGCAATTAAAAATGGATAGAATTATACAGGAGATATCGATGCATATTGAATTGAAATGGGCAGGTTCatgcaacataagggacttcatttgcagtcaagtTCATTCTTTGAAAGTACAGTTTGCCCAAGGCAActagtttgtttttcaagtgtcatgaatttcaaattcagaactttacttcgcagaCCTTTACTTAAGTTCTTAgtatcaaacaaattattgtctacaaaacactcctcaagcaagctacaagtccatcacgatttgtattttgttttgtaaagaaattatagttatttcttttccaaattgacaagaaacccatttacaaaatgtattaaataaagttgtgcagaaaataaataaattatagagtaataaagttaagctttcagttgaatgaaaaaacatgataagctgtcattttaatagaagtagacttgacttaatagttagggagatttttcttggctaatATTCCattcaactttccattaaagttgtcttaattggaaggtaatatTTTGGCAGCTGGAAAATCAGATACgggaaacttgcctaactttcaagtcacttgtatcgtctgaacctgcccattgtaaTGAGTGAGTATTATTGAGCCTAGTAAAGTATTCCTCATTCGTTTTTTGTGTGGCTAAAAACATAATATATGGGCCTAAGGGTTAACTGGTTAGCCTTCTTAGAAGAACAAGTATTACGTCCGAATTTTTTGAgagatgaaaattataaaaatagatataaaataaGGACAGACATGAAACATGGCCTTGCTTGAAAGTTGCAAATGTATTAGAAAGAAAACGGTCACCTTCCATATTTAGAGCTCTTGTTTGAATTATTTCCAAATAAGTGTTTTATTAGGGCAACTTCCCATATATGAAAATTGGACTCGAGTTTTTGTTGTATAGACTTTATAGATTATAACCAGGTCAAGAGGCGTGCAAACATTTTTACACCGTCGGAGAATAAaatgtaatgcacatacctaaaaATTACAGCTGTTTAGTCTTCTGGATACAAAAACCATCTATGAAAAGTGGCATTCAGCTTTAATGACAGTATATGgcaataagtttttaaatcattaaattctacatggttAATGATTCCCTATTGGAAAATGCTAACAAGaactgattttataaaaaaattagtataCGTATATTCAGTATTCGTTTGAAGAAagtcgttatttttttaagactttacgACTTGAGATACAAAAAGAACTTTCTTTCAATGAACTTAAGGGTAAGGagaaatttattgtaaaaataaaaagaggctgggatgcgacccacactgataactccccatcttgtctgtcgatttgtcccacttaaaaggtttgtaggttttcgcgttttgttaaaaaaaagttgttagttgaattattcttgaaaattttaaaattaccaacaatatttttcatataagaaataggttagtttgaaaatctagttttgttaaatagatttttagtggaaaacaaatgtttaccaattttgcagcatttgttaaatttttacaaatcggatgaatgaaattaatttgagagatatcaagaaccgaacatcaatttttaccaaatttgtttaatgttaaaaacaatatttcttataagtaaaaattagttagaagctattattacaaatttttgaaaagatatttgagtcgaaaatcaatttttaccaacttttattaatttttgtttaggtttttattttttgtaagaaaactgtccattcgatttttttcaacatttttcaaatatttcttataagataaaataagtttgaagcctaaatttcaagtttttgaaaagatatttgaatcgatattcaatttttaccatttttgagtaatgttttttttagatttttattttttataaaaaaactgttaattcgatttttctaaaaattctatcagatgtcaaaaacattattcttcgttgcacaaaattgttttggagatgtaatcatattttagtcgtaaaattttggaagtgacaattttttttcagtttttttgatttataaaaaaaaaatataaaatttaattcaagtctatagcgtttttggttcgtaagatatttagggttaaccagaattttcacctttttttaaactgttatggtaaaaaaaaaacacccacgcaattttcttgagagcactttctgccttattatatgtataacaaaatttatttgaaatctatatcgcttctggttcttgagctatggacgacgaaaaaacatcgcgaacgtatgtacgtacacacgcacgcacagacatctttataaaaatcttttatttcgactcttttcaatttgataaatcggacccattacaataacttcctatgggaagttaaaaaataaatatacaaatgattatgtaaataaaatatatatatttatgtgttatatatacatatatataatctttttttttaaatatttttgaactagCCAGGTTTGCTATCAATTAGTTTATGGAAGAATTGCATGCTGTATTATATCTCTCATAAAGCCTTGAAAGTCTTAAcgatataaattcaatattaCAAATTTGGTGCAGTTTTTCTGTCGAAAAATGTCTCGGAAGATTCAACATCAATTTCAAgactttattttgaatgatttgtAACTTACGTACGTGACTTATAGCACATCTGCCCCACGCAGGAGAACCGTAAAAATTGATTGCTTGAAAGCGACTTTGTATATCAACAACTTATTTTTCATGCTCAATTTAGATTCTTGGTTGATGAAAACTTTTTATTGGGATACAAACTTTTTTCACTATTTCTTTAACATGTAAGCCAAAAATAAGGGTTTTTATCGAGGTATAAGCCAAGATATTTTGCACCTGTACTCATACCGCAAATAAAAAGGTTATTACTTGGCAAAAAACAGGCTTTTCTCTTTCGAGTGTTTtgaagagtttatttttattttccaagcaTTGCAGTAgctttgtatttcatttaatgCAGATTTCAAGTTAGTTTTTATGAAGAAGCCAACTGAATCTGTAGAAAAGATACAGGTATTATCGGGAAAAATTGCTTTTTCACAGTTGGGAAAGGAGGGAAAATCATAtgtgaaaatattatataagatAGGACCAAATACAGAGCCTTGAGGTACACCTGCACTTACATCAAAAGCATCGGAAAAGGTGATGTTTACAGAAACTCTACATGTCctgctaaaaatttaaaattagaaaactcaatgattgaatttatttggacaaaataaattgttgacagacaagttaaaaaattagctttcctcagttttttaaaaatgtatgtctaTTCTGGCTTTAGCTAACCAAATTCTTCTCCTTTAAGCTGTTCACGTTTTTGTTTTGGTGGAATAGAAT
It encodes:
- the LOC129940001 gene encoding translocating chain-associated membrane protein 1, with translation MAIKPGMGRKSSNKNPPILSHEFVIQNHADIISCVAMVFVVGLMDETTAKFASPFVSLHHNVSGEDPSHEFPTGKPYTYAAGVKDQCAIFFYTLTCIIMHAILQEFVLDKISKKLHLSKFKLSLFNESGQLVVFYILSFLCGADVILREGYFSKFSLLWEDFPNHPMIFLHKFFFIVQMAYYLHMLPELYFQKVKKEDQQPKIIHAITGFSIICLAYTFGFQRITLVLLTLHYLSEIIAHIFQLIGVFDRDEKYASIRIVNSVFFVLVRFATMVIAVLTLYYGVANTEQSTRGFMALIGVIILQGYLIFSFITEQLRAKRERQRELKQQSQAKKNKAIKEKIKKKKESDLPEADQSPSPSHSGKSKVK